From the genome of Pseudomonas sp. TMP9, one region includes:
- a CDS encoding DNA-binding protein — translation MKSQYTLDTAPLPYPQTPESANAWFLRHGICKTHWAQAQGIDRMIMVDLLRGRLKGLRGEAHRGAVALGLKANPNTASQAA, via the coding sequence ATGAAAAGCCAATACACGCTCGACACGGCACCGCTGCCGTACCCACAAACCCCGGAAAGCGCCAATGCCTGGTTTCTCCGCCATGGCATCTGCAAAACCCACTGGGCCCAGGCCCAGGGCATCGACCGCATGATCATGGTTGACCTACTGCGAGGTCGCCTCAAAGGCCTACGCGGCGAAGCACACCGTGGTGCCGTTGCACTTGGCCTGAAAGCCAACCCGAACACTGCCAGCCAGGCTGCGTGA